From a region of the uncultured Desulfatiglans sp. genome:
- a CDS encoding hypothetical protein (Evidence 5 : Unknown function), with translation MVALKEAIGVVDNLREAAGRSWWGEIGLEGRENERWLGVHYRDLFGSGRKWRARAIRKNHPDLKGAPQEVDVKLRGEDIYLKDRLLGSIEVLYGSENRSRAERELGERPLTCRRVRRVVDRIRCEKKAFQQRFFLSGTTDGADPLPGTFDALVQDLKKETIIQPEFWQQGGEQTLRRLAEGIIEQSAEDLSESRRIGEMRENIMTFFRQRQMLWDAAAPLRAVDDPVIRQDLDTLFNQFLLHPSVLLLRPQGARGQVMETIWRRYRRFLGSNPMDGEEQAQQAGESTYEARRQSLTRFIFRMPDIPTSFEVTGSVRYRSEMDSYRYLDGGVHYTIVAHGRTSPSLRSEPDSPPPVLEGLSVVPVTPQDSSIIRDQQPELVDSEEEKELKSMESRDRNQEIPTPQDPLKELEWKTLELENLDSEVPAQQDSSIIPDQQPKVDGSKSLEQAKQEALSEAREKFREKYFSRQKPPLDGNYNLIGMTGRYTYRSRTLPNGSYGPLTNFHFDQDPWDGDEDFGLVGVQDNERGLIWPAVPFNDTLRDVIDTIIDHTEIDELYQMKKDGVMQKLSNFMEDFKWGLALLLETHNLNLICLRNRIQDSKPKDDTAPLEIFINAYSPLEITCRKWLAMPALTQHTSININERRHIMTYIIRLCYEYIDSLYEGKISKDGAKDEMMSRYVFKKETLPKKFKVEESREWIDYSWETVVKVEALYDESKLVNTNNSNREIIEKDEKYRDIDTASISNDSDDGYVSIEDIEYFNKLNDSNGKIGVGWLPEENKIQRNINTINFMEDSDDSDRGITGIEHLNKMININPLNDGQKNMDNTLKMSSMLYLDSNDDNLYYDPDQYFSIPSDNSETDDSENVNDNIDTHINRK, from the coding sequence ATGGTCGCATTGAAAGAAGCGATAGGTGTTGTCGATAATCTGCGGGAGGCTGCAGGCAGGAGCTGGTGGGGGGAGATCGGTCTGGAGGGAAGGGAAAACGAGCGCTGGTTGGGCGTCCATTACAGGGATCTCTTCGGGAGCGGTAGAAAGTGGCGTGCGCGGGCGATACGGAAGAATCATCCTGATCTCAAAGGGGCGCCGCAGGAGGTCGATGTGAAACTGAGGGGCGAAGACATCTACCTGAAGGACAGGCTCCTCGGTTCCATCGAGGTTCTCTATGGATCGGAAAACCGCAGCAGGGCCGAACGAGAACTCGGCGAGAGGCCGCTTACCTGCCGCCGTGTGCGGAGGGTGGTGGACCGCATCCGCTGCGAGAAGAAGGCCTTCCAGCAGAGGTTTTTCCTCTCCGGGACGACGGATGGCGCGGATCCGCTTCCGGGAACGTTCGACGCCCTTGTGCAGGATCTCAAGAAGGAGACGATTATCCAGCCGGAATTCTGGCAACAGGGCGGCGAGCAGACCCTCAGGCGCCTGGCGGAGGGGATCATCGAGCAGTCCGCTGAAGACCTCTCCGAGTCCAGGCGCATCGGGGAGATGCGCGAAAATATCATGACCTTTTTCAGGCAGCGGCAGATGCTCTGGGATGCAGCGGCACCGCTCCGGGCAGTCGATGACCCTGTGATCCGGCAGGACCTCGATACCCTCTTCAACCAATTTTTGCTCCATCCGTCTGTGTTGTTGTTGCGCCCCCAAGGGGCGCGGGGACAGGTGATGGAGACGATATGGAGAAGATACCGGCGGTTTCTGGGGTCGAACCCGATGGACGGCGAGGAACAGGCGCAGCAGGCCGGAGAGTCAACTTACGAAGCGAGGCGGCAATCCTTGACGCGGTTTATCTTCAGGATGCCGGACATACCGACGAGCTTCGAAGTAACCGGCAGCGTCAGGTACCGGAGCGAAATGGACTCCTACCGCTATCTGGACGGAGGCGTTCATTATACGATTGTTGCGCACGGGCGGACTTCCCCATCGCTGCGCTCCGAGCCTGATTCTCCCCCGCCGGTTCTCGAGGGACTGAGCGTTGTGCCCGTGACCCCGCAAGATTCCTCGATCATTCGGGATCAGCAGCCAGAATTGGTAGATTCTGAAGAGGAAAAAGAGCTTAAATCTATGGAAAGCAGAGATCGAAATCAAGAGATCCCGACCCCGCAAGATCCCTTGAAGGAGCTTGAGTGGAAAACTCTGGAACTCGAGAATCTAGACAGTGAGGTCCCAGCCCAGCAAGATTCCTCGATCATTCCGGATCAGCAGCCAAAAGTGGATGGATCGAAATCGCTGGAGCAGGCCAAACAGGAGGCCTTGAGCGAGGCCAGAGAAAAATTCCGGGAGAAATACTTTAGCCGTCAGAAGCCGCCGCTCGATGGTAACTACAACCTGATAGGAATGACCGGGAGGTACACTTATCGCAGCCGAACCCTGCCTAATGGTTCCTATGGTCCATTGACCAATTTTCATTTTGACCAAGATCCCTGGGATGGGGATGAAGATTTCGGCCTTGTTGGCGTCCAAGATAACGAAAGAGGCCTGATCTGGCCTGCAGTTCCTTTCAATGACACCCTGAGAGATGTCATTGACACGATCATCGATCATACGGAGATTGATGAACTCTATCAGATGAAAAAAGATGGCGTGATGCAAAAATTGTCGAATTTCATGGAAGATTTCAAGTGGGGACTGGCTCTTTTGCTTGAAACGCATAATCTCAATCTAATTTGTTTGCGAAATAGAATTCAGGATAGCAAACCAAAAGATGATACGGCCCCGCTGGAAATCTTTATCAATGCCTATTCTCCCCTTGAAATCACATGCAGAAAATGGCTGGCAATGCCAGCGTTAACTCAGCATACATCAATTAATATTAATGAACGTAGACATATTATGACATATATCATTAGATTATGTTATGAATATATTGATTCATTGTATGAAGGAAAAATATCAAAAGATGGAGCTAAAGATGAAATGATGAGTCGGTATGTTTTTAAAAAAGAAACATTGCCGAAAAAATTCAAGGTAGAGGAATCTAGAGAATGGATTGATTATAGTTGGGAGACTGTAGTAAAAGTCGAGGCTTTATACGATGAAAGCAAGTTAGTGAATACTAATAATTCAAACAGGGAAATAATCGAAAAAGATGAAAAGTACAGAGACATTGATACTGCAAGTATTTCGAATGATTCTGATGATGGCTATGTCAGTATAGAAGATATCGAATATTTCAATAAACTTAATGATTCAAACGGCAAAATAGGAGTCGGTTGGTTGCCGGAAGAAAATAAAATTCAAAGAAATATTAATACGATAAATTTTATGGAAGATTCTGATGATAGCGATAGGGGCATAACTGGAATTGAGCATCTTAATAAAATGATAAACATTAATCCATTAAACGATGGACAGAAAAATATGGATAATACGTTAAAGATGAGTAGTATGTTATATTTGGACAGCAATGATGATAATTTGTATTATGATCCCGATCAATATTTCTCTATACCTTCTGATAATTCAGAAACAGATGACAGTGAAAATGTCAATGATAACATAGATACACATATTAATAGAAAATGA
- a CDS encoding hypothetical protein (Evidence 5 : Unknown function) — protein MPVPVEDLELSDLEKSSYTVSVFAQTAARRGELGFDHAGDLCLYGRSGWSSAHKIRSRSRFVEIRPNTDPRKPWVYTIDPAIELKGEDVYLRCLFGNALRTLYGPEALEGAERIIDDKPLTCHRIRKVLRRVDEDRRGFRTRFFLETPSGEGPPMRGTFDALMADLEAEALPPAGLKQEAARAALKDLARSIIDGGKRKMTSEERWRDVKEGLQTFLAQRKTVFRCAPWSRAAENSLVLYDLHTLFDRLFLMDRSLLLLDPLKRWECMQATLQRYKEFLTQKNAVEIQGEARRSALQSLLVQGALQVGLDAPLGDAPRVPAEEVEQIGLRESSVPVITDQPDETPLQQGEELLAEIRRLFGQNFFRKRRLPFVIQAQNSGDRGQTAKLESLQVALHRRRFMALGSRSVHRNDRWDTGLAPLQNFDSLVTELGEKGLCPVFYWREQEKFRRVLKGLAEGIVQRMVGIERYREGCKIVRDEMCAFLKERDEAVRHLVRAFSACDVPMQDYAPFVLTFENLLVNPSIAFHEPQRERPRLIAFVSRRFAAFIGGIHEQRLLEMSGMARLCGREGASTIDRGGGQIQELSSLPLDERTSTGAGRVDLEAMIRFMFNRPMPPARFEVSGDDIRMYFEQGKIPGWRSPLFAEQEIQ, from the coding sequence GTGCCGGTGCCAGTGGAGGACCTGGAATTGAGTGATCTTGAGAAATCCTCCTATACGGTGTCGGTCTTCGCTCAGACGGCTGCCAGGAGGGGCGAACTGGGGTTCGACCACGCAGGCGATCTCTGCCTGTATGGGCGGAGTGGCTGGTCATCCGCGCACAAAATCAGGTCGAGAAGCCGTTTCGTCGAGATCCGCCCCAATACCGATCCGCGCAAGCCATGGGTGTATACGATTGATCCGGCGATTGAACTGAAAGGGGAGGATGTCTATCTTCGATGTCTTTTCGGGAATGCGCTGAGGACGCTTTACGGACCCGAGGCGCTGGAGGGCGCAGAAAGGATCATCGACGATAAACCCTTGACGTGTCACCGCATCCGAAAGGTGCTGCGGCGGGTCGATGAGGACAGGCGCGGATTCCGGACACGGTTTTTTCTGGAGACCCCGTCAGGCGAGGGGCCGCCCATGCGGGGCACGTTCGATGCCCTCATGGCGGATCTGGAGGCCGAAGCCTTGCCGCCGGCAGGTCTGAAGCAGGAAGCGGCGCGGGCAGCTCTCAAAGACCTGGCCAGATCGATCATCGACGGCGGTAAGCGCAAAATGACCTCTGAAGAGCGATGGAGGGATGTTAAGGAGGGTCTCCAAACCTTCCTTGCGCAGCGAAAGACCGTTTTCAGGTGCGCTCCGTGGTCGCGTGCTGCGGAGAATTCGCTCGTCTTGTATGACCTGCACACGCTCTTCGATCGTCTCTTCTTGATGGACAGAAGCCTGCTTCTTCTCGATCCGTTAAAACGTTGGGAATGCATGCAGGCGACGCTCCAAAGATATAAGGAGTTTCTGACACAGAAAAACGCGGTGGAGATTCAGGGGGAGGCGAGACGATCCGCCCTGCAATCGCTCCTGGTTCAAGGGGCCCTTCAGGTGGGTCTGGACGCGCCGCTGGGTGATGCCCCGCGTGTGCCTGCCGAGGAAGTGGAGCAGATTGGCCTTAGAGAGAGCTCCGTCCCCGTTATCACGGATCAACCTGATGAGACGCCCCTGCAGCAGGGTGAAGAACTGCTCGCCGAAATCAGACGTCTTTTCGGGCAGAATTTCTTCCGGAAGCGCAGATTGCCGTTCGTCATCCAGGCGCAGAATTCGGGGGATCGCGGCCAGACGGCCAAATTGGAGTCTCTTCAGGTTGCATTGCACAGAAGACGTTTCATGGCGCTGGGGAGCCGATCCGTTCATCGGAATGATAGATGGGATACGGGACTCGCACCGTTGCAGAATTTCGATTCCCTCGTCACCGAACTTGGCGAAAAAGGGCTTTGCCCTGTATTCTATTGGCGCGAGCAGGAGAAGTTCAGGCGCGTACTGAAAGGTCTTGCCGAGGGTATCGTTCAAAGGATGGTCGGCATCGAGAGATATCGAGAGGGATGTAAAATAGTCCGCGACGAGATGTGCGCATTTTTGAAGGAGCGGGACGAGGCGGTCAGGCACCTGGTTCGAGCGTTCAGTGCCTGTGATGTCCCGATGCAGGACTATGCGCCGTTTGTGCTTACGTTTGAAAACCTCCTGGTGAATCCCTCGATTGCCTTCCACGAACCTCAGCGGGAACGCCCCCGGCTGATCGCTTTTGTCAGCAGGCGTTTCGCTGCGTTTATCGGGGGGATACATGAACAGAGACTCCTGGAGATGAGCGGGATGGCCCGGCTTTGCGGGCGGGAAGGGGCCTCTACCATCGATCGAGGTGGCGGACAGATTCAAGAACTTTCTTCCCTTCCTCTCGATGAGCGTACCTCCACGGGAGCCGGGAGAGTGGATCTGGAAGCCATGATCCGTTTTATGTTTAACCGCCCTATGCCGCCCGCACGCTTCGAGGTCTCAGGCGATGATATCCGCATGTACTTCGAGCAGGGAAAGATCCCGGGCTGGCGAAGTCCGTTGTTCGCGGAACAGGAGATACAGTGA
- a CDS encoding hypothetical protein (Evidence 5 : Unknown function): MSSFYRMPNKLAGGARHEQLAAGSARLCRASVYEEHALHKNLGTLARDCAPQKCTPPHP; this comes from the coding sequence TTGTCCAGCTTCTACCGGATGCCAAACAAATTGGCGGGCGGCGCCCGCCACGAACAGTTGGCCGCCGGCTCGGCACGTTTATGCCGGGCCTCCGTTTACGAAGAGCACGCATTGCACAAAAACTTGGGTACCCTGGCACGGGATTGTGCACCGCAGAAATGCACCCCTCCGCATCCATGA
- a CDS encoding Methyl-viologen-reducing hydrogenase, delta subunit, translating to MSDRLLKGLNLKMNQPESQILALFYCRQVPGGGEAERRTLEKQYGEVLRLFPIPCSGRLEPVHLLRALEEFADAVYIITCPEGACRYFEGNRRARKRVARTRGILAAIGLEPERVGLITGSLETPRTLADWVPEIFRQIQHLAPSPVLATAMR from the coding sequence ATGTCAGATCGTTTGCTGAAAGGATTGAACCTCAAGATGAACCAACCGGAGAGTCAAATCCTCGCCCTCTTCTATTGCCGGCAGGTGCCCGGCGGCGGCGAGGCCGAACGCCGCACCCTCGAGAAACAATACGGAGAGGTCCTGCGCCTCTTCCCCATCCCCTGCAGCGGCCGCCTTGAACCGGTGCACCTCCTGAGGGCGCTCGAGGAATTCGCCGACGCAGTCTACATCATCACCTGCCCTGAAGGGGCCTGCCGCTACTTCGAGGGAAACCGCCGCGCCCGCAAGCGCGTCGCCCGGACCCGCGGCATCCTGGCGGCCATCGGGCTCGAACCCGAACGGGTGGGATTGATCACAGGCTCCCTCGAAACGCCCCGGACCCTGGCTGACTGGGTGCCGGAGATCTTCCGGCAGATCCAGCACCTCGCGCCCTCCCCGGTCCTTGCAACAGCCATGCGGTGA
- a CDS encoding conserved hypothetical protein (Evidence 4 : Unknown function but conserved in other organisms), whose amino-acid sequence MITAEQKPLEDIRGMIAPYRRLLVLGCGSCVAECAAGGEKETAMLGSALRMAARMNGEDVLIEEKTLDRQCVREFVVLLDEILDRYDAILSLGCGAGVQAVADMYPEIPVIPALDTEFIGETKDQGYWVESCIGCGDCMLYDFGGVCPLARCAKRLLNGPCGGSMNGRCEVDPEQPCAWQLIIDRLDRFDALERLEAIHPPKDWSRKQGRGPRKIMREDQQR is encoded by the coding sequence ATGATTACCGCAGAACAGAAGCCCCTCGAAGACATCAGGGGAATGATCGCCCCTTACAGGCGCCTCCTTGTGCTCGGCTGCGGCAGCTGCGTCGCCGAGTGCGCAGCGGGGGGCGAAAAGGAAACGGCCATGCTGGGCTCGGCCCTTCGCATGGCCGCCAGGATGAACGGGGAGGACGTCCTGATCGAGGAGAAGACCCTCGACCGCCAGTGCGTCCGGGAATTTGTCGTCCTCCTCGACGAGATCCTCGACCGATATGATGCAATCCTGTCCCTCGGCTGCGGCGCAGGCGTCCAGGCCGTGGCCGACATGTATCCCGAAATCCCCGTGATCCCGGCCCTCGACACCGAGTTCATCGGAGAGACAAAGGACCAGGGGTACTGGGTGGAAAGCTGCATCGGATGCGGCGACTGCATGCTCTACGATTTCGGCGGCGTCTGCCCCCTCGCCCGCTGCGCCAAGCGCCTCCTGAACGGCCCCTGCGGCGGATCCATGAACGGCCGCTGCGAGGTGGACCCGGAACAGCCCTGTGCCTGGCAGCTCATCATCGACCGGCTCGACCGGTTCGATGCCCTCGAGCGTCTCGAAGCCATCCACCCTCCGAAGGACTGGTCCCGGAAGCAGGGCAGGGGGCCCCGCAAAATCATGAGAGAAGACCAGCAGAGGTGA
- a CDS encoding Methylenetetrahydrofolate reductase: MSRLKHILESGAFAVTAECGPPKGADPGVVLKKAEILRGRVDAVNVTDNQTAIVRMSSLAACSLLKGAGLDPVLQTVVRDRNRIALQSDILGASALGIRNVLCLSGDHPCFGNQPQALGVFDLDSIQFLQAVKAMRDEARILGGDPLSSPPDLFIGAAANPFADPLPFRVVRLAKKIAAGAQFIQTQCIYHLERFVDWLDRARDRGLTEKAFILGGVTPLKSAAMARYMKNKVSGMDVPDDIIRRMEGVPKENQREEGIRICVETIEALKAMPGVSGVHIMAIEWEEAVGEIVERALLLPRPDVPA, encoded by the coding sequence ATGAGCCGACTGAAGCATATCCTCGAAAGCGGCGCCTTCGCCGTGACCGCAGAGTGCGGCCCCCCGAAAGGGGCGGACCCCGGCGTCGTCCTGAAGAAGGCCGAGATCCTGCGCGGCAGGGTGGACGCCGTCAACGTCACCGACAACCAGACCGCCATCGTGCGCATGTCGAGTCTTGCGGCCTGCAGCCTGCTGAAGGGCGCGGGCCTCGACCCGGTGCTGCAAACAGTGGTGCGGGATCGCAACCGGATCGCCCTCCAGTCCGACATCCTGGGGGCATCGGCCCTCGGGATCCGGAATGTCCTCTGCCTTTCCGGGGACCACCCCTGCTTTGGTAACCAGCCGCAGGCCCTGGGGGTCTTCGATCTCGACTCGATCCAGTTCCTCCAGGCGGTCAAGGCGATGCGGGATGAAGCGCGCATCCTCGGGGGCGATCCGCTCAGCAGTCCGCCGGATCTCTTCATCGGGGCGGCGGCCAACCCCTTCGCCGACCCGCTCCCCTTCCGCGTCGTCCGCCTTGCGAAGAAAATCGCAGCAGGGGCCCAGTTCATCCAGACCCAGTGCATCTACCACCTCGAGCGTTTCGTCGACTGGCTCGACCGGGCGCGGGACCGCGGTCTGACGGAAAAGGCCTTCATCCTCGGGGGCGTCACCCCCTTGAAGTCCGCCGCCATGGCCCGGTACATGAAAAACAAGGTCTCCGGCATGGATGTGCCTGACGACATCATCCGGCGCATGGAGGGTGTCCCCAAGGAAAATCAGCGCGAGGAGGGGATCCGGATCTGCGTCGAAACCATCGAGGCCCTCAAGGCGATGCCGGGTGTAAGCGGCGTCCACATCATGGCCATCGAGTGGGAAGAGGCCGTGGGGGAAATCGTCGAACGCGCCCTGCTCCTCCCCCGCCCGGACGTCCCGGCGTAG
- a CDS encoding 4Fe-4S binding domain protein, with protein sequence MPAKYLIQTKPEPHRFEPLTPSGIIAWEEGCLRCAVCVKKRCVYGVYDRRGLNPRQMIESIDNQCMNCMRCVQSCPKELIHKSRNPEYAAMGDGHWTPDIIARLWYQAETGKIPVSGAGYPGPFSGPGFDAMWTDMSEIVRPTRDGIHGREYISTAVDLGKTPAHLLFDEVGGMASEGPQVEGIPLPIILRLPPFGDWSDDTLNGWALAARRLGTFFSLPIGGVRASWGEFGPSLIPVLEPGMDDLHRVPKWFKIIEMGWDKGWRGRFERLQSLLPSALAAFRIPLVQGAEERAAELANAGVPIIHLEGSVDGRWRDTAARYLKDGIRAVHLRLVDMGIRNQMTLLVSGGISMAEQVAKSIICGADAVLVDLPLLIALECRVCRRCTEGLPCPVEIGRAAPDWVTSRVVNLVGAWHNQLLEVMGAMGIRDARRLRGEVGRAMFFEQLDRETFGSLGPMEEGFELE encoded by the coding sequence ATGCCCGCAAAATACCTCATCCAGACCAAACCGGAGCCGCACCGCTTCGAACCGTTGACCCCTTCAGGGATTATCGCCTGGGAGGAAGGGTGCCTCAGGTGCGCCGTCTGCGTCAAAAAACGCTGCGTTTACGGCGTCTATGACCGCCGCGGCCTGAACCCTCGGCAGATGATCGAGTCCATCGACAACCAGTGCATGAACTGCATGCGCTGCGTCCAGAGCTGCCCGAAGGAGCTCATCCACAAATCCAGGAACCCGGAATACGCGGCAATGGGCGACGGGCACTGGACCCCCGACATCATCGCCCGCCTCTGGTATCAAGCCGAGACGGGAAAGATTCCCGTCTCGGGCGCCGGCTATCCGGGGCCCTTCAGCGGCCCGGGCTTCGACGCCATGTGGACCGACATGTCCGAGATCGTCCGGCCCACCCGCGACGGCATCCACGGACGCGAATACATCAGCACCGCCGTCGACCTCGGAAAAACGCCCGCCCACCTGCTTTTCGATGAGGTGGGTGGCATGGCCTCGGAAGGCCCGCAGGTCGAAGGCATCCCCCTTCCGATCATCTTGCGCCTGCCGCCCTTCGGCGACTGGTCCGATGACACGCTCAACGGATGGGCGCTTGCCGCCCGCCGCCTGGGGACCTTTTTCTCGCTTCCCATCGGCGGGGTCAGGGCCTCCTGGGGAGAGTTCGGCCCCTCCCTCATCCCCGTTCTCGAACCCGGCATGGACGACCTGCATCGGGTGCCGAAGTGGTTCAAAATCATCGAGATGGGATGGGACAAAGGATGGCGCGGGCGCTTCGAACGTCTCCAATCCCTCCTTCCATCCGCCCTTGCGGCCTTCCGGATACCCCTGGTGCAAGGCGCGGAGGAACGGGCCGCAGAGCTTGCCAATGCCGGCGTCCCCATCATCCACCTGGAGGGGAGCGTGGACGGGCGCTGGCGCGACACCGCTGCCCGCTACCTGAAAGACGGCATTCGGGCGGTGCACCTGCGGCTGGTGGACATGGGCATCCGCAACCAGATGACGCTCCTCGTGAGCGGGGGGATCTCCATGGCCGAACAGGTGGCCAAGAGCATCATCTGCGGGGCGGACGCCGTCCTCGTCGATCTTCCGCTCCTCATCGCGCTCGAATGCCGCGTCTGCCGGCGCTGCACAGAAGGTCTCCCGTGCCCGGTCGAGATCGGCCGGGCCGCACCGGACTGGGTCACCTCGCGCGTCGTCAACCTCGTCGGCGCCTGGCACAACCAGCTCCTGGAGGTCATGGGGGCGATGGGGATCCGCGACGC